In Solanum lycopersicum chromosome 3, SLM_r2.1, the genomic stretch AGGAGTCATCTAGTTTATTTCAGTGAACTGCTGACTAGACCCTTCCATCATAAGACGAGACTCTAGGCTCATCTTCCGTAGCACACTGATAAACTTGAAAATAGACTAGTTCAAGTAGCTGAGCTGCTAATCCAGAAGCTTAGGACATATTTAGTCAAAATACCAACAGAAAGAAGTAACCCCTTCGAAAGAACATTAAACACAATAGTTACCATTTCAGATCAACACAATTACCATGACACATGCTCTGGCTTTACGAGAAACCCAAAATCCTACTTCGTTTAAAGGAAGTGTAAGCCTAGAAACCTAGCCAACCAAAGACAACACAAGATTCCATTTTATTTGGGAGGCAGGAAGCACTGAACTACTGCTCATGTAGGGGCAACAGTGTAGGCCAAACAAACATGTGTTGAAGTAGAATATGTGGCAAATATCTGAAAATTTACTCTTCCATTAAAATCTAGGGAAGTTCAGCTCTCTGTTTTGAAGGGCATAAAGCATTCAAACCAATTTCAGTTCTCTTTGATATTAAAAAGAGTAGTACCAGCCTATCAGCAATACGTATGGGATAATAGGAAATAAATTCAACTAAACAAATCTTATGATAAACTTATGTTGGACCAATATAAGTTGACATGTGTTACTACAACAAAATACCCTACAAGTAAGTTTTATATTATTCTCATATAACAGTTTAGTGATGCAACACCTAATTTTGGAGTTCTGAAGGTTTACTTTGTATTACTTAACTGGTAGTAGTACAGGGAGCATTGTTGCCAACATTTGCATTAGTGTTACAATAAAAAAACAGCTGATTTTGGCACGTACTTCCAGTACAAAAAGGGTCCGCGGAATGCATTGCAAGTGCTGTGATGCAACGTCTTAAAAAAAGTCCCGTGATGCCTTTTAGATAGGTATATGTAACTGTGAATGTGTAAAATAGATTAAACATATTTCAGTGAAGTGCTGACTAGACCCTTCCATCAATAAGACTTGACTATAGGTTCATCTTCTGAAGCACACTGATGAACTTGAAAATAGACAAGTTCAAGTAGATGAGCTGCTAATCCAGAAGTGTAGGACTTTAGGTCATATTCAATCAAAATAGTAACAGAAAGAAGTAACCCCTTCGAAAGAACATTAAACACAAAAGTTACCATTTCAGATCAACACAATTACCATGGCACATGCTCTGGCTTTACGAGAAACCCAACATTCTACTTCGTTTAGAGGAAGTAAGCCTAGAAACCCAGCCAACCAAAGACAACGCAAGATTCCATTTATTAGGAAGGCAGGAAGCTCTGAACTACTGCTAGGCAGGGGCAACAGTGTAGGTCAAACAAACATGCATTGAAGCAGATTATGAGGAAAGTGCAGATCCCATAAGGGATCAGAGTAGGCGGTATCCAAGTTGGGAACCAATCAATATTCAACTAGACTTCCTTCAGAAATGGAGTGATAGATAAATATATGAAGTTGCAACTAACAAAATACTGGTACTTAAAGTGGAGCATGATCTACAGCATTTCTCAAGAGCCTTGGGTGATGCCAgaacacaaaaaaaatggtgGTCTATAGTACCAGCTTGTGTCTGGTGGGCTATTTGGAGAGAAAGAAATCTTAGGTGTCATGAGAATATTACTAACACTATGCagaaagttaaagaaaattgcattaacatgtttttttggtgtaaagaagaGGGTATAGAAGTAGCAGAACAGTTGGTAGATTTCCTAGGATCAATGTAATTATGGTTTTAGCTTGTAATTTTTTGGAGGTAGCCAGCATACCCTTAATGCTGAAGAATACAactttaacttaattaaaaaaaaaatactggTACTTGAATGAAATTCGAAGAGTAAGGGGGGGATAACCTAAGCTTTAGCCCAATGTTTGTTGAAGTAACAAAGGCCAGGATAATATTATTGGTAGGCCGGAAACTACTCTGAGCTATTTTTCCCCAGAACCTCTTTGCTCCTGATACAGTGATACTAGAGATCAGACAAAGATGTCTAGCCCCAAAAGAATGGTCAAGCAAAAACCCACTTTGTTTTCGACAAGTAAACAATTTGATACCTCTTCTTTTTGGGTTGGGGTAGAGAAGGGGAGGTTGTACTTCAAAAATAGATCATGATTGACAGAGACAAAGTTGTAAgccttttacttttcttttgcAACACATTTTTAGCCTTTTCCCCAAATACAAAACCACTGACCCTACTAGTCACATACTGTCGGAAAGTCCTTGaccttttttcataattttttgtagcTCATCGAGCATCTAGGGTGGCAAGTTGTACTATGAACTGCTCATATCTTGATATACCTTTTAAGCACCTCCATACCTTTTCAGAATAAGCAGTTCATAGTACAACTTGCCACCCTAGATGCTAGATGAGCtacaaaatcatgaaaaaaggTCAAGGAAGTTTCGACAATATGTTACGAGTAGGGCTGGTGGTTTTATATTTGAGGAAAAAGCTAAAAGTATCTATCAAAATGTGTTGTAAAAGAAAATATCtatatctattatatatatatatatgtatatatatatcaccaAAATAAGGTTCTGCAGAGGATAGCGTCATTGTTAATTACCCAAAAGGTGGAATGACTGGAGCACCAGGCACAAACGCACGTCGAGGACGGAATCCAGCATAAGGATTAAATCGCCCTCCTCGAAATTGATTCATACCAGGAACATTTGTCCGCTTGGCAGATACCTATACATAACAAAAGAACATAGTAGTAGAAGGTCTAGAAGGTGAAACAGAGTCGGTAAATCATCAAGATGATTGTTATGGACCTTCAACTTCCGCCCGAGAAGCTCTGATTCGTTCAGCAGAAGTGCATTCTTAACAGACTCCCTTTCAAAGAACTCCACATACGCAAAGCCTTTTGGCCGGCCAAGCTTGTCAGTCAGGATAGTTACCCTGTTAACAGTGCCACACACTTGAAAGTGCTGCTGCACTTCCCCAGGCTTGCAAGCATAATCAACCTGAAGTtgaaatgcaaaaaaataacacaaaacaaaaaaacaattcaaatgaCAGTTACGCTAAGCATTTTCACAAGAGATGGGTCAGCATTTTTTTTGTGGGATGGGGGTCTTCGGCTGGCCTCATTTCAGATAGTGTTACAAATATCAAACCACATCCAAAGACTAACAATGAGGGGTGCCTTAAATGTCTTTTACTAATACAATATGGTGTTACTTTGGTAATACGTGCAAGGAACAATATCTTGTTATTTTGCTAGTTCGTGATTTAATGTGAGGTTAGCTTCTATCAATACAGCTACTCAACCTAGTGGCAAAATGCAGCAACTAATCCCATAAATGGAACATCCAGACCGAGCAACCTACGAAGCTTCCCTATCCTGTCATGTATTTCTGAACAAACTTATCCCAAGTATACATTCTTCTGCACACAACCAATTGCAAGCTAAGGCTACAAGAGCAAAGCTGAGAAAGTAAAACAGAAAACAACAGTAAAAAAGCAACGAACCAATTTTCTGGGTccataatgaaaaaataataatctaaaagTACAGCAATTAGACAACTGATACGCAAAATAAGTTTTGTTCTAGAAAGTTGAACACTATTATTGCTTTCTAGGTGAGTTCATGTTAAAGTTGCGTCTACAGTgttgaagaataaaaaataatataaaatagaagGGGGGAAAAACTACAGGCAACAAATTTTTGAGCAATAAAGCAATCTGCAGTTACATTGGATTAAAATGTGAAAGCAAATAAACAGATAAGGCTGAATGATAAATTAATTCCTGTCAGTGATTAACACAATACAAGTCTTATGAAGAGCAGGATGATGCAATTAGTAGAAACATGTCACGTAGGGAAAAACAAATTAACATGTTGAGGTAAAGGCGACAAATCTCACATTACCGACATATATGGATCGCGAATCCACCTCCTCCTTTTCATCCTGAGTAGAAGAAGCAGTTGGATCTGCACATAAGCACAATTATGAACAACCAAATACCCCATAAGCGGTCTATCACCTTGCTTACATTTAAGACAAGAAATCACATAAGATTGTTTGGATTTCCCTTGTTTTCTGGGAGGATGGGGTTTGCTATCAAAGGAAAAGATTCCTCACACACACAAAGAAAGACACTCTATTAAAAAACAGAAGTCCAAAACCTAAGATAACTTAAACGCATTCACTCCTCTTCTAAGTGTCAGATAATTGAGAGACCTTCTGAAGCACCCTAAAGTTTCACTCACGTTATTAAAAAGCTACCATTAACTTgtgtttccttctctctctttcta encodes the following:
- the LOC101248758 gene encoding polyadenylate-binding protein 1-like isoform X1, with translation MTGEVRCFEPRRSLWPIPAPKNPTASSTQDEKEEVDSRSIYVGNVDYACKPGEVQQHFQVCGTVNRVTILTDKLGRPKGFAYVEFFERESVKNALLLNESELLGRKLKVSAKRTNVPGMNQFRGGRFNPYAGFRPRRAFVPGAPVIPPFGRVPRFRRSIRYRPY
- the LOC101248758 gene encoding polyadenylate-binding protein 1-like isoform X2, whose translation is MKRRRWIRDPYMSVDYACKPGEVQQHFQVCGTVNRVTILTDKLGRPKGFAYVEFFERESVKNALLLNESELLGRKLKVSAKRTNVPGMNQFRGGRFNPYAGFRPRRAFVPGAPVIPPFGRVPRFRRSIRYRPY